A portion of the Cervus elaphus chromosome X, mCerEla1.1, whole genome shotgun sequence genome contains these proteins:
- the KCNE5 gene encoding potassium voltage-gated channel subfamily E regulatory beta subunit 5, producing MNCSESQRLRTLLSRLLLELHHRGNASGLGAGPGPSVGMGVVPDPFVGREVTSAKGDDAYLYILLIMVFYACLAGGLILAYTRSRKLVEAKDEPSQACAQHEWLPGGAPVTADAETVAGSPAEGRRQLAPGGLPAPALARGTEGV from the coding sequence ATGAACTGCAGCGAGAGTCAGCGGCTGCGGACCCTGCTGAGCCGCCTGCTGCTGGAGCTGCATCACCGGGGCAACGCCAGTGGCTTGGGCGCCGGCCCCGGCCCGAGCGTGGGCATGGGGGTCGTGCCCGACCCCTTCGTGGGCCGCGAGGTAACCAGCGCCAAGGGCGACGACGCCTATCTCTACATCCTGCTCATCATGGTCTTCTACGCCTGCCTGGCCGGCGGCCTCATCTTAGCCTACACCCGCTCCCGCAAGCTCGTCGAGGCCAAGGACGAGCCGTCCCAGGCCTGCGCCCAGCACGAGTggctgccgggaggggccccGGTCACCGCCGACGCCGAGACAGTGGCCGGCTCGCCCGCCGAGGGCCGCCGCCAGCTCGCCCCCGGCGGGCTGCCCGCTCCGGCCCTGGCCCGGGGCACCGAGGGGGTCTAG